In Planctomycetaceae bacterium, a single window of DNA contains:
- a CDS encoding sugar phosphate isomerase/epimerase family protein — translation MKKSINLWAFPYPDRMTLRQCLELAADAGFDGIELNYDLDSELSPKSGTKEFTAIRRMAEEIGIAVSGLCSFLFWPYPLTSNDPAERARGMELAGLMTQAAHDLGTTNLLVVPGAVHMPWRADHDPTPNDVCDRRAKEAVAKLLPGAEKLGVSLNIENIFFNGYLLSPFEMAACVDHFSSEHVKVHFDTGNIMEYQFPEHWIPILGDRIRNVHLKEYSKKGSDHSLEAFRPLLDGTTNWPAVLTAFESIGYDGYLTFEYFHPYLHHPEALIYQTGDSLDRMLGIKA, via the coding sequence ATGAAGAAGTCCATCAACCTGTGGGCGTTTCCCTATCCCGACCGAATGACTCTGCGGCAATGCCTGGAACTGGCGGCGGATGCTGGTTTCGACGGCATCGAACTGAACTACGATCTGGACAGTGAACTGTCGCCGAAGTCCGGGACAAAGGAATTCACCGCGATCCGACGAATGGCCGAAGAAATTGGTATTGCTGTCAGCGGATTGTGTTCGTTTCTGTTCTGGCCTTACCCGTTGACGAGCAACGATCCGGCAGAACGTGCTCGTGGAATGGAACTCGCGGGGCTGATGACACAGGCAGCCCATGATCTGGGTACGACGAACCTTCTGGTAGTCCCCGGCGCCGTACACATGCCATGGCGGGCGGATCATGATCCGACTCCCAATGATGTCTGTGACAGGCGGGCAAAAGAAGCGGTTGCGAAATTGCTGCCTGGCGCCGAAAAGTTGGGTGTGTCACTGAATATCGAGAATATTTTCTTCAACGGTTATCTGTTGTCTCCGTTCGAGATGGCTGCATGTGTTGATCACTTTTCCAGTGAACATGTGAAGGTGCACTTCGATACGGGTAACATTATGGAATATCAGTTCCCGGAGCACTGGATACCAATTCTCGGCGATCGCATTCGCAATGTGCACCTGAAGGAATACTCAAAGAAGGGCTCCGATCATTCGCTGGAAGCATTCCGACCTCTGCTGGACGGAACGACAAACTGGCCAGCGGTTCTGACCGCCTTCGAGTCGATTGGCTATGACGGCTATTTAACGTTTGAATATTTTCATCCGTATCTGCATCACCCCGAGGCGCTGATCTATCAAACGGGCGACTCGCTCGATCGAATGCTTGGCATCAAAGCATGA
- a CDS encoding glycine cleavage system protein H: MSDSLHFMMGQYKALIPVDRQYCTRHLWLQALGGGIYRVGFTAYSVRLLQDVYFLEWSVDPGTLVPEKLEIGEIESSKAVSSMFPPCAGTVVEFNPALLNDPSGINVDCYGDGWLYTFRPNGSLITAEQYVEVLESGWNDTQRRIKGQMS; the protein is encoded by the coding sequence ATGTCTGATTCACTGCACTTTATGATGGGCCAGTACAAGGCTCTGATTCCGGTCGATCGCCAATACTGTACCCGCCACCTCTGGCTGCAGGCTCTCGGTGGCGGCATTTACCGGGTTGGGTTTACGGCGTACTCGGTGAGATTGCTTCAGGACGTCTATTTTCTGGAATGGTCCGTCGATCCTGGTACACTGGTGCCTGAAAAACTGGAGATTGGCGAAATCGAAAGTTCGAAGGCCGTTTCATCGATGTTTCCGCCGTGTGCTGGTACCGTGGTTGAATTCAATCCGGCACTTCTGAATGACCCGTCGGGCATTAATGTCGACTGTTATGGTGATGGCTGGCTCTACACTTTTCGCCCCAACGGTTCTTTAATCACGGCAGAACAGTACGTTGAGGTGCTGGAGTCGGGCTGGAACGATACGCAGCGGCGAATTAAGGGCCAGATGTCGTAG
- a CDS encoding DUF1501 domain-containing protein, with protein sequence MNPVSLQQLRINRRQFFGDGSLRMGTVALAMSGRGSLAGQPKPSEDAAPAAVHPPLPGFPHFTPKAKSIIYLHMNGGPSQLDTWDYKPSLQDHFDQDLPDSIRQGQRITTMTSGQSRLPVAPSLFQFARHGQCGMWVSELLPHTATVVDDIALVRTVHTNAINHDPACTFVTTGSEVPGKPSIGAWLSYGLGSESNNLPAFVVLTPQWSSKNAAQALFTRMWSSGFLPSRYTGVALRSVGDPVLYIDNPPGVDARSRRAMLDTAGQLNQKTLQRFGDPETLTRIAQYEMAFRMQSSVPELVDLSGETRDTLDMYGPEVLKPGSFAASALLARRMVERGVRVVQVLHRGWDQHGSLPSEIRHQCQDVDQPCAALLKDLKQRGLLEDTLVVWGGEFGRTVYSQGTLTKTNYGRDHHPRCFSMWLAGGGIQGGVVYGETDDFSYNIVDRPCHVNDLNATILHCLGIDHERFSFRYQGLDQRLTGVEPQQVIKDLLSV encoded by the coding sequence ATGAATCCCGTTTCTCTGCAACAACTTCGAATCAACCGACGTCAGTTTTTCGGTGATGGATCGCTTCGCATGGGTACTGTAGCCCTCGCGATGTCCGGCCGTGGCAGTCTGGCAGGGCAGCCAAAACCCAGCGAAGACGCTGCACCGGCTGCAGTCCATCCGCCACTTCCCGGGTTTCCGCATTTCACACCCAAAGCGAAGTCGATCATCTATCTTCATATGAATGGCGGTCCGTCTCAGCTGGATACCTGGGACTATAAACCATCCCTGCAGGATCATTTTGACCAGGACTTACCGGACAGCATCCGTCAGGGACAGCGAATCACCACGATGACCAGCGGCCAGTCCCGTCTTCCAGTCGCACCATCACTCTTCCAGTTCGCCCGACATGGTCAATGCGGAATGTGGGTGAGTGAACTATTGCCGCACACAGCGACGGTGGTCGACGATATTGCTCTGGTTCGAACCGTCCACACAAACGCGATCAACCATGATCCCGCCTGCACCTTTGTAACGACAGGCAGTGAAGTGCCGGGCAAGCCGAGCATCGGAGCCTGGCTCTCTTACGGTCTTGGAAGTGAAAGCAACAATCTGCCGGCCTTTGTTGTACTGACTCCGCAATGGTCGTCAAAGAATGCTGCACAGGCCCTGTTTACTCGCATGTGGAGCAGTGGTTTTCTGCCCTCCAGATACACTGGTGTGGCCCTCCGAAGTGTCGGAGATCCCGTCCTGTATATCGACAACCCTCCGGGTGTGGATGCCAGAAGTCGTCGCGCCATGCTGGATACAGCCGGGCAGTTGAATCAGAAGACGCTCCAGCGATTCGGGGACCCGGAAACACTGACGCGAATCGCGCAGTACGAAATGGCATTTCGAATGCAGAGCAGCGTGCCTGAACTGGTTGATCTCTCTGGTGAGACCAGAGATACGCTCGACATGTACGGCCCCGAAGTCCTGAAGCCTGGTTCCTTTGCCGCCAGTGCGTTGCTGGCACGACGGATGGTTGAGCGTGGTGTCAGAGTCGTGCAGGTACTGCATCGCGGGTGGGATCAGCACGGATCACTGCCCAGCGAAATTCGCCACCAGTGCCAGGATGTTGACCAACCCTGCGCAGCACTCCTGAAAGACCTGAAACAGCGAGGACTTCTGGAAGACACATTAGTTGTCTGGGGTGGAGAATTCGGTCGGACCGTTTATTCACAGGGAACATTGACAAAAACCAACTACGGCCGTGACCATCATCCACGCTGCTTCAGTATGTGGCTTGCGGGAGGTGGTATACAGGGCGGAGTTGTCTATGGGGAAACCGACGACTTCAGTTACAACATCGTGGACCGACCCTGCCATGTTAATGATCTGAACGCGACTATCCTGCATTGCCTGGGCATCGACCACGAACGTTTCAGTTTCCGCTATCAGGGTCTTGATCAGCGACTGACAGGGGTGGAACCACAACAGGTCATCAAAGATCTCCTGTCCGTTTAA
- a CDS encoding phosphoglycerate kinase: MAKKSIADVDVAGKKVLMRVDFNVPLDDNCQVTDDRRVRMALPSIQSVLDRGGSVILMSHLGRPEPGADNSKESLKPAADVLAALLERPVTFASDTVGDDATAKVAAMQPGDVVVLENLRFQKGEKKGDIDFASKLAAFGDIYCNDAFGTCHRTDASMVAVPGAMEGKPRVVGFLVQKEVQYLSDAISSPGRPFVAIVGGKKVSDKINVIQNLLNICDKVLIGGAMAYTFSLAKGGKVGKSFIEKDKVELAGQLIASGGDKLVLPVDTHCGDDFSSDCNKQVVKAGEIDDAFEGLDIGPETAKMYADLVSTAKTVVWNGPMGVFELPPFDEGTRAVAEAIANSEATSIIGGGDSAAAIQQLGFADKVSHVSTGGGASLEMLEGRKFAAVELLDEV; this comes from the coding sequence ATGGCTAAGAAGTCTATCGCTGACGTCGATGTGGCAGGCAAAAAGGTGTTAATGCGAGTCGATTTCAATGTGCCGCTGGATGACAACTGCCAGGTCACCGATGACCGGCGCGTTCGAATGGCGCTGCCTTCGATTCAGTCTGTGCTTGACAGGGGTGGCAGCGTTATTCTGATGAGTCACCTGGGGCGGCCTGAACCCGGAGCTGACAATTCGAAGGAAAGTCTGAAGCCGGCGGCCGACGTGCTGGCGGCTTTGCTCGAAAGGCCCGTCACTTTTGCTTCCGACACCGTTGGCGATGATGCGACGGCCAAAGTGGCTGCGATGCAGCCCGGTGACGTCGTCGTGCTGGAGAACCTTCGGTTCCAGAAAGGTGAAAAGAAGGGCGATATCGATTTCGCGAGCAAGCTGGCTGCTTTTGGTGACATCTACTGCAATGACGCCTTTGGTACGTGTCACCGCACGGATGCTTCGATGGTTGCGGTTCCAGGAGCAATGGAAGGCAAGCCGCGCGTCGTTGGATTTCTGGTTCAAAAAGAAGTGCAGTACCTTTCTGACGCGATCTCCAGTCCCGGACGGCCATTTGTCGCGATCGTAGGCGGCAAAAAAGTCTCTGACAAAATCAATGTCATCCAGAACCTGCTGAACATCTGCGACAAAGTGTTAATTGGCGGGGCTATGGCGTACACATTTTCTCTCGCCAAAGGGGGAAAGGTCGGCAAGAGCTTCATCGAAAAAGATAAAGTTGAACTTGCCGGGCAGCTGATCGCATCTGGTGGTGACAAACTGGTTCTTCCTGTGGACACGCATTGCGGGGACGACTTCAGCAGCGATTGCAATAAGCAGGTGGTGAAGGCTGGTGAAATCGACGATGCTTTCGAGGGGCTGGATATCGGACCTGAAACTGCAAAGATGTATGCGGACCTGGTTTCCACAGCAAAGACAGTGGTTTGGAACGGCCCCATGGGCGTATTCGAGCTTCCTCCTTTCGACGAAGGCACTCGCGCAGTGGCAGAGGCCATTGCGAATAGTGAGGCAACCAGCATCATCGGCGGTGGAGACAGTGCCGCCGCGATACAGCAGTTGGGGTTTGCGGATAAAGTCTCTCACGTCAGCACCGGAGGCGGCGCGAGTCTTGAAATGCTGGAAGGCCGGAAGTTTGCGGCGGTCGAACTGCTTGACGAGGTGTAG
- a CDS encoding trypsin-like peptidase domain-containing protein, translating to MNVIRMFIAAASIVAVASNPAVVAAADSPEILLLDFTASYCPPCQQMLPIIQRMEKDGYPIKKIDISENSQLSRQYKVDLIPTFVLLVEGREVKRFVGLTSEEELRREMRKERDRVMAERGESRPPESVSVESELQEARVSTPDAPAIASKENDGRSLGNLFRGMFRRDKESAFEFPTVRAQDAPIDGLPDGVTRAAAATVRIHVTSEKLQDVGTGTIVYSVPGQSLVLTCAHLFAGQSPSARIEVNLFRDGQESRYPAKLIGGSHDSDLAFVRVQNADILPSVALSAQPVPVEPGQPAVSFGCDNGRAPTLLRTEVLKLNPYTGPANLTCRVDPVQGRSGGGLFDLEGHLLAVCSCADRDNKEGLYMAQAAINDLVRTQKIEYVLQSSPGSAGEDVAEAFAAAQQEAIRQVTPAGRTERPLEDPFATAMSSSQMRDGDVSSTSPDGMDSPVNTPVFTEVPDSAADLAGSDFSGGAAAGTDSLADSGLANPFRANGGLSESLTSVLPTSATTEMTRDSAGNSSAVSATSAPRGTRITVLIDGSGPGAAQRMVVIPNATPWLLELLTGEPPSEVSRIQPTSDRQARK from the coding sequence ATGAATGTGATCAGGATGTTTATTGCGGCAGCGTCGATTGTTGCCGTGGCGTCAAATCCGGCGGTTGTGGCTGCGGCCGACTCTCCTGAGATCCTGTTGCTGGACTTTACGGCGTCGTATTGCCCGCCCTGCCAGCAAATGCTTCCGATCATCCAGCGAATGGAGAAGGATGGCTATCCGATCAAGAAGATCGACATCAGCGAGAATTCACAGCTTTCACGGCAATACAAGGTCGACCTGATACCAACGTTTGTTTTGCTGGTGGAAGGCCGAGAGGTCAAACGTTTCGTTGGGCTGACTTCTGAAGAAGAGCTTCGCCGCGAGATGCGAAAAGAGCGTGACCGTGTGATGGCTGAGCGGGGTGAGTCACGCCCTCCGGAATCAGTTTCCGTTGAATCAGAGTTGCAGGAAGCGCGGGTTTCGACACCAGATGCACCCGCGATTGCATCGAAAGAAAACGATGGCCGATCACTCGGCAACCTGTTTCGGGGGATGTTTCGTCGGGACAAGGAATCGGCGTTCGAATTCCCTACAGTGCGCGCTCAGGACGCTCCGATCGATGGGCTTCCGGATGGTGTGACAAGAGCCGCTGCTGCCACGGTCAGGATCCATGTTACGAGTGAAAAGTTACAGGATGTCGGGACAGGAACCATCGTGTACAGCGTTCCCGGGCAATCTCTGGTTCTGACTTGTGCCCATCTGTTTGCAGGTCAGAGTCCATCGGCCCGGATTGAAGTGAATCTTTTTCGGGACGGTCAGGAATCTCGATATCCGGCAAAACTTATCGGTGGCAGCCACGATTCGGACCTTGCTTTCGTTCGCGTCCAGAATGCAGATATTCTGCCGTCGGTGGCGTTGTCGGCTCAGCCTGTTCCGGTGGAACCAGGTCAGCCCGCTGTGAGTTTTGGGTGTGACAATGGACGGGCTCCCACACTACTTCGAACAGAAGTTCTGAAACTGAATCCCTACACAGGACCTGCAAATTTGACTTGCCGGGTTGATCCGGTTCAGGGGCGATCCGGGGGAGGACTCTTTGATCTGGAAGGGCATCTGCTGGCCGTTTGCAGTTGTGCGGACAGGGACAACAAAGAAGGGCTCTACATGGCTCAGGCTGCCATCAATGACTTGGTCCGAACTCAGAAGATTGAATATGTGTTGCAGTCGTCTCCGGGGAGCGCGGGAGAAGATGTCGCTGAAGCATTTGCGGCAGCTCAGCAGGAAGCAATTCGTCAGGTCACGCCAGCAGGTCGTACCGAACGACCGCTTGAAGATCCGTTTGCAACGGCAATGAGTTCATCTCAGATGCGGGATGGCGACGTCTCCTCGACGTCGCCTGATGGAATGGATTCGCCAGTCAACACGCCAGTGTTTACTGAAGTTCCTGATTCCGCGGCCGACCTGGCAGGTTCAGATTTCTCAGGTGGGGCAGCTGCTGGAACGGATTCGCTGGCAGATTCGGGCCTGGCAAATCCCTTTCGAGCGAACGGTGGTCTTAGCGAATCTTTAACAAGCGTATTACCAACTTCGGCCACGACCGAAATGACTCGAGATTCGGCTGGAAACTCTTCGGCCGTTTCGGCAACATCAGCGCCCCGTGGAACACGAATTACCGTGCTGATCGATGGGTCTGGCCCTGGTGCTGCACAGCGAATGGTTGTGATTCCCAATGCTACGCCCTGGCTGTTGGAACTTCTGACGGGAGAACCGCCTTCGGAAGTATCCCGAATTCAACCTACATCTGACCGGCAGGCAAGAAAATAA
- a CDS encoding PTS sugar transporter subunit IIA, producing MAREFFTLDDLVQRLGQDRRVVERMVSRGQVPGRRIGGEWRFNPTEITHWLEQELRDFSDNGLAQLEQAQQSEELHQTLVSSLMTPENCQVPLDAGTKPSVLQALIEVAGRTWHVWDPASILKAVREREDVMSTGFDNGVAIPHPRNPQPESLGQSVIAFGRTYSGIPFGAPKRALTDLYFLVLARDSPTHLQILARLGRMMQMPNFLDELRSAETGIDAYNIICATDEKIGA from the coding sequence ATGGCTCGCGAGTTCTTCACACTGGATGATCTGGTACAGCGACTTGGTCAGGATCGTCGTGTTGTAGAACGGATGGTGAGTCGCGGGCAGGTACCGGGTCGGCGCATTGGGGGTGAATGGCGATTTAACCCCACCGAAATTACACACTGGCTCGAACAGGAACTTCGAGACTTTAGTGATAACGGGCTCGCACAGCTTGAACAGGCCCAGCAATCGGAAGAGCTGCATCAGACCCTCGTATCAAGTTTGATGACACCGGAGAATTGCCAGGTGCCATTGGATGCCGGCACTAAGCCTTCTGTGCTGCAGGCACTGATCGAAGTTGCCGGCCGCACGTGGCATGTTTGGGATCCGGCTTCCATTTTGAAAGCGGTCAGGGAACGCGAAGACGTGATGTCGACGGGTTTCGACAATGGCGTGGCAATTCCGCATCCGCGTAATCCGCAACCAGAATCTCTCGGCCAATCGGTGATCGCATTCGGAAGAACGTATTCTGGTATACCGTTCGGAGCACCGAAACGAGCCCTGACCGATTTGTATTTTCTGGTTCTGGCACGTGACTCGCCGACGCATCTTCAGATTCTGGCGAGGCTCGGTCGCATGATGCAGATGCCCAACTTTCTCGATGAACTTCGGTCCGCAGAAACAGGTATTGATGCATACAACATCATCTGTGCGACTGATGAAAAGATCGGTGCATAG
- a CDS encoding ferredoxin family protein translates to MAAKKLTVVISQAQGRNPAKRQLEEDIATALIAEPDIDVSLVPHLYDMPQNHTGFLYLRSVPGHLVVLSWLYERASRWTLDRAGVHGQEGTTLLKGDDGEEDDESSESSSRPHAIGSVKVPDRRLYTVDLRASESADDFVSEIRRIAAENGEPLVQLMSWIQGSPDQTQLQRYLEPERMLEARRALDTGAATHNDKAALPEDTSRRWYPVIDYSRCTNCMECIDFCLFGVYGVDQLDRILVEEQDNCKKGCPACSRVCPENAIIFPQHKTPAIAGADGEVGGLKIDLTALFGGDSGESAIEAAVRERDTELILAGREAVGTSVGLKKAHRGEMEQLVNDLDALEF, encoded by the coding sequence ATGGCAGCCAAAAAACTGACCGTCGTTATTTCACAGGCGCAGGGTCGCAATCCGGCTAAGCGGCAGCTGGAAGAAGACATTGCGACAGCACTGATTGCGGAGCCCGACATTGATGTGTCGCTGGTGCCGCACTTGTACGACATGCCGCAGAATCATACGGGATTCCTGTACCTGCGTTCTGTGCCGGGACACCTGGTGGTGCTCAGCTGGCTGTATGAACGGGCTTCTCGATGGACACTGGATCGTGCGGGAGTCCATGGCCAGGAAGGGACAACGCTGCTGAAAGGCGATGATGGTGAAGAAGATGACGAATCGTCAGAGTCTTCATCGCGTCCCCATGCCATCGGAAGCGTGAAGGTGCCGGATCGACGACTGTACACGGTTGATCTGCGAGCCTCGGAATCCGCGGATGACTTCGTCAGCGAAATCCGGCGGATTGCCGCCGAAAACGGGGAACCTCTGGTTCAGTTGATGTCCTGGATTCAGGGGAGCCCGGACCAGACGCAGCTGCAGCGTTATCTTGAACCAGAACGAATGCTGGAAGCGCGGCGCGCGTTGGATACCGGCGCAGCGACTCATAATGACAAGGCTGCATTGCCCGAAGACACTTCGAGGCGATGGTATCCGGTGATCGATTACAGTCGATGTACGAACTGCATGGAGTGCATCGACTTCTGTTTATTTGGTGTGTACGGCGTCGATCAGCTGGACCGTATCCTCGTCGAGGAGCAGGATAACTGCAAGAAGGGGTGCCCGGCATGTAGTCGCGTCTGTCCGGAGAACGCCATCATTTTTCCACAACACAAGACACCTGCCATCGCCGGCGCAGACGGAGAAGTGGGTGGTTTGAAAATTGATTTGACGGCATTGTTCGGCGGCGATTCCGGCGAATCTGCAATCGAAGCGGCTGTTCGGGAACGCGACACGGAACTCATTCTGGCTGGCCGGGAAGCTGTTGGCACCAGTGTTGGACTGAAGAAAGCCCATCGTGGCGAGATGGAGCAACTGGTCAACGATCTTGACGCGCTGGAATTCTGA